The Medicago truncatula cultivar Jemalong A17 chromosome 7, MtrunA17r5.0-ANR, whole genome shotgun sequence genome includes the window CATCTAAAGCACCAACATCTCCAAATCGATCTATATCATCCTGGTTTATGAAATGATAGTGTCAGAACTCAGAAACATGATATTTTGTTTAACTTATAAAATCAACATTGCGGCAAATACAGTTACTCTCCAACGTTTACATCAAGATTAATGATTGGCAAAAGAGGGCCGTTATTTAATTATAACTGAATTGAACGTATAGATCAGAAAGCTATCTTAGAAAtggtggttgggcctaacacaaccccacaaaaccggcttgtgaggtgaggattgcccccacttataaacatattgtcAGGCCATCACCTATCCGATATGGGACTCTTAACAAGctacaaatacaaaatatgaaaaGTATGACATACAAGTCAACAATCATGATAGCTAATATAAAAATTACACCAAATCAAATATCCATGCATTGTCATTTGTATGATAAACACAAACATGCAAACTAAATTTTTAAGAAAGCTTACAAGTAAATTTGAAGATGATCCAAGTCCTCCTGTTGCTTCTGTACCATACATCATCATGCTCTTTTGCACATTGTTAACATGTTGCATGCTGCTTGCTGTATTTAATGCATCACCAGGTGTGTGTGTTGATGACGGTGAATTAGGTGAAGGACCAGCTGTGTTTCCAGTACCAGTGCTATTGGCAGGTCCAGAAGAAGAAGCTTGCTTTCTTTTTCTGTTACTCTGATGACAAAGCAGATATAATATGTTAATTATATGGCTGGATTGGTCATTGGGATGGGGAGAGTTGAGGACTGGAGTCATAAGGAGGAAGATAATTTGATCTCCATTCCCAACATAACAATAACATTAGTACTAATATTtgctatttaaaaaaatatgttaattagCCATGAAATAAATTTGGGGAGggataataaaattgaattgatgCAAATGAATCTAATAGGAGCAGGAGCAGCAGCAACATATAATGCACTAAGGAAGTATAATATTACTATACTAGCATAGCCACGCTTCTCAGATATAGGATTGGCTTTGATACCAACATCTTGAAATTTGGGTTGGTACTAACGCAACCCTACAAAACTGACTTGTAAGGAGAGTGATTCAATCCATTTATAAGCACATTTTAGGTCATATCATATCCAAAGTAGGACTCTCAATGGTTACATGTTCATCTGGTTTCATTCCATACAAAGAAAAGGGGAAAGAAGGGGGAAAAAGCAGAGACATTAAACACAACCTGCTGCAGTTGATGCTGCTGCAATTGCTCTTGCTGCTGAGACAGTGATTGTTGTGACTGGGCCATCTTCATCTGTATGACAACaattgaagaacaaaaaaatcaatatttcagAGTTGACCTCCAAGATCATAATATGTTGCAATTTGTAATATACAAAAAAGAATAGAACAATGTAAACATTTACCATCTTAGAACTGATTTATATGGCTTACTTATCACAGACAGACAAAACCGATAAATATACATCTCAAGCAcatttttcttacttttttatttgattagtaAGAACAGCACTACTACATACATGCATCTTTCTAAATCAATAGCAAGGACAAAGGAAATAAGATATTAGCATATTGGGACCCCTTGGTGACACAAAATTTTCTTGTGTACTTacgtgtgtatgtgtgtgtcaCTGAAAGGGAATGTTTTTGCACATATCAAGTTCAAGGATGCTTAGTGCTCTCGCTCAAGCAATTCAACAAACTTCAGCTAAATTTATGTAAGTCTATTCTTAAAGTTTCGTAAGCGATTGCGTACATGGAGTGCAGCCTGTGCAAAAGCAGGAGCATGTAGAGAATGAACAAATTGTTCACtcattgagaaagaaaaaaaaaaccgccACTAACTACAAAGAAAAAAGCAGCCACATAACTGACTATATCAATTGAATTTCCCGCATATTGTTCAAcacattttctttatatatgcAAATGATGTGCACTAAATTTAAAGATATTATGAATGATAACCAAGCATTGATTTTGATAATTGATAaagttttaatatttgaaaaggAAGTCCAACCTTAGGTGAACCTGATTGCATTTGGGAGGAAATAGATCCATCATTCCTGTTAGATTGACCATCCTTTGCATTTAAGCTACCTCGAGGAAGACCAGAAAGTCTGCGTGGATCCATATCACCATAATTAGAATTTCCAAGGCTGTTTTGTTGTGCCTGAGCCTGAGCCAAGAcctgttgttgttgtgatgccAAAAGATACTGGTTTTGCGTTGATAAATTAGGCTTCGGAACTTGTACTCCCAAACCAGGTCTTAGTTGATCAATTCCCTGTTAAAAATGGATAGGTCATATTTCTCTCACAAAAAGTTTAACAAACTTTAGAAAAACAACGATGAGGATAACATTTCAACTCACAGTTAGAGGCCATCCCTTCAGTGGAAGACTTGTAACTCCTTGATTTAATCCTGAaagataattaaataaacaataagaaaaatggATTCCCCATAACTGAAACTATACACTAAACGTAAAAAAACCATGCGGAATATCGCTGCAAAAAATCAACATCGAACTTCAATGAAACCAACATTACAAATGCCGTAAAAGTAGCATTGGTTACAAGGTTACAAAAATCGTACTATAAAGAGTTTACTTCATTGCTGAAGAAGATGATATTGGAAATTACTCCCTCCTTCCCACAGTAATTGTAATATTTGCTTATTTTACACAGATTAAGAAAGaactataaataaaagaaagaaaatagcaATTTTACCAATTAACCTTATCAAGTTTTGGTGGTGTATTcttgttcacaaaaaaaaaagtattggtgGTGTATTCATCATTATCAGAAATGCAAAGTGGGAGATATTGATTGACTTAGGTGTGACGCACATAGTATTCATATGGAAGTACAATtgggaaaaaaacaaattaatattgcAATGAAAATTGAAAGCGATATTCatttcaggaaaaaaaaaatattgaaaatgtgacaattattatggggacggagggagtataacttTACACTAACCAAAATGGAATATCAAGAAAATCAACagaaaatatatcttttattttcaccacataaaacatAGAAGGCTGCATTAAATAACACTCAGTCCCTCTAAAccatcacacacacacacacaaagatGGAACCTTAAACACTATCCCCAGACCATAAAAAGTGGAAATTTGAAGTAATAACATGAAGGGGAACAGAGTAATAATACCTGCACTGCCTAACCCAGATTTCGATTGTAGAATTGATTGTCGATAAactgatgaatccatgggaaaATTCTTTGGACTTCCACCAATGTTAACTTCTCCTTTGATGTcctgtaaaattaatttatcaacTTTCTTATCATAGTAATGGATAAAATTGAtagaattcaaaataaaaatgaaacacaTGCAATATCTAATTAAGCATATGGTTAAAGTAGTTACGTTGTTCAAAGCAGACCGTGCCTGCATTTGCTGCAATACCGCAGACATATTCCCTGAGTTACCATGAACCAACTGACTGAGACAGAAAATAACTCAAATTATTAGTAGTTCAATTCATAGATCAAGTTAATTGTGATACTTTTTCTATACAGAAAAGAAAATTTAGTTACCCTTGATGACTTGTTGCTGATTTGAGAAGAGCCATTCTATTTGCATCAATAAGATTTGGAGATACATCTGAATCCATTGAATGAGGGTGTTTCATTCGTTCTTCATACATTTTCATGGCCAATGCACTTGCAGGTGGCTGCCCCAACATACCTTCAGAGTTCATGGGGTTCAAAGAACCACCCAGTCCAGGATGATTAGGATCTCTTCGCTGCAGTTGTGCATTGCGCTGTTGCATTAGTTGCAATTGCTGCATTTGAAGTTGTTCTCTCGCCTTTGTTTGCTGTGTCTACCAACATAcaaattcatatattaatatataagatCCAGTTTGCTACCAACcaatattcaaaaaaactaaaatcggCCCAGTGCACGAGGTTCCCGCCAAGTGGAGTATGGAGAGGTTAGATGTACATAGCCTTACCCCCCAACAAGCAGAGAGGCTGTTTCCAATATTTGAAATCATAACCTCCACTCACTACGCAGAAACCTTAGCATTGCGGCAAGGCTCGCCttccaatatttaaaataactAAGGCTATATATATGGGAGGGTTTTTGAGGACTACGTATAAATATGTgagattttgaaaaaatttacagAATAATATGATACATGATCATTTAACatttcaatcacacttaatttatttttaaaaagatatttatAGCTTCCTTAAgctagaaaagaaaaacaagtccTCCCCTCCAAACATACTCTAGCGAAATAAATACAGATGTTACATGATAAGGTCACCTCAATGTAAGATGCAGCAGCCTCAGAATGCTTCTCATTTGTTCTCGAGATGAATATATCCCAAAAGACAGACCACCACTCAAAAAGAAATCCTCCAGGTGCATCAATTGCTATCAAacacaaagaaaaacaaaaaaagaactcACTATATACTCAATTGTGTCACCACTTTCagctttaacaaaaaaaaagtcctAAAACAATGAACAAGACCAGCGATAAACTAACGATAAACAAccaatttaacctaattcttTACAACACATTAACATAACatagagaatgataaaaaatcTCAGTTGTTAGTTTCTTACCTACTGGATCAGTTGAAACCTTTCCTTCTGCCATAAAAGCTTTCGCAGTGTTGTGTAACCttcttttgagaaaataatcATGAATATAAACATCAAGCCTGAAGCATAACAAGACAAACATATGAACATCAACATAACACGATCctcaaaaccaaaatcaaataaaccaTGATGAAACACagaaaccaaaaacaaattcaagAGCAAGAAAAATGTCAAGCATTTAATAAGTAACATACATTTTGTCAGCTTCCCAATTACTTTGAGCTTGACCCAAAGTTGGCTTCATACTGACAAACCCAACTTCAAAGAACCTTGTGGTATAATGGTATTCTCtgcaaagaaataaaatttagttttataaGACTTTAAACATGAAAATCAATCATAATTGTAGATGCCATTAAACAGGAAAATCaaccataataaaaataattaaaatccaaacaattttctttctcattttcatAGACTAAATCCCAAATTCTGTTTCTTTCACCTCTGATTCCCTTAAATTCTAACCATCCTTTCACAATTacacaaaaattaacattaactttcaaaattatacaaaaattatcGTCAACTTTCACAAAAACTAACATCAAATTTCACCAATTACACAAAAACCATCATCAACtttcacaaaaattatcatcaaCTTTAAATTTTACACAAAGATTAACATAAACTATCACAATTATACAAACAATAACAACTTtcacaattaattaaaaaaaaaatcaacaccaTCTTTCACAATTgtacaagaaaaaagaaaaacatacaaGAAGCTCCTTGGATCAAACCTCAAATCACCACCCCATGATACAAAAACACAACTAAAACCATGAAAACACAAAATTAAGCAAAATCAACTACGAGGGTAGGACCCAATTTCAagagaagaaataaaaagagaacctttatttatgaatttgagTGCAGATGATGAAAGTTGTCAGaatgtgtgtgtgagagagagaacAGCGAGAAAATCTGGGAATTTTCTCGGGAAAAAGTGGATGGAATTATGGAACTTGGTGAGTTGAGTGTTGTCAGTGAAGTGCTGCAAGAAGTCGCATTATAAGTTTCATCACACAAAAagtgaatagagagagaaagagaaataccATATGGAAGACAAGGATATTTAAAGAGACAGATGATCACATGTAACTGTTGCAAGCAAATGTTAGGTTGTACATCGACGGATTAATCTCAACAGTTACAcgattcattttaaaaatgtatCGTTGAGTATGAATATCACCGGCGTCACATATcacaataaattttaaaaaaaatgtaataaattgCAATAATTTGGTAAATGTTAGGTTGTATCTCGATGAACTCGATGGATTAATCTATGCAATTACAcgattcattttaaaaaatatatcgtCGAGTATGAATACCACCGGCATCGCATGTTACgataaattgtaaaaaaagatGTGTAATAAATTGCAACAATTTCTTTCTTTAACTAATGGACGTAGTTATTATCGCTTAATGATTCTGATGATTCATGAAGGAATTAGACTCTCACATAAATCAAGGTTCAAATTAGACGTAAAGATACTCCATCTATTTCTATttataaatatagtttttttgaaggaatttataAATATAGTTATTAATATCATATAGGGGCGCGCGGGCAATCCAAAAATTGGCGCGGAACGGAATTGTGGAATGGAGCGGACGTTGTTTTAGTGAGGCATacatcaataataaaaaaaatatattattaattaatgatttgagaaagcattaaaaaaattataaaaaaaaaaaatttagtattggtataaatgaaaagtaaacgataattaatattaacataaatagaaaatatattttgaccaaaaatGCAGTAATATTTagtattaatataaatgaaaaatgtaCCTATTCAAATTAATTGAACTTATGCAATTAAATatcaaaaataacttaaaaaattagATATGATGAGTCATGAAGAAATCGGGAAGGGATTAGGATCTCGCATTAATCAAGGTTCAAATTTACAGAATGTccaaaaatagataattaaatataaaatgtattttttttaaggaaaaaaatatgtatttagtataaatataaataaaatatatatttagtattaatataaatgaaaactATATTTAGAATTAACATAATTGGTTTGACCAAAAACAAAGAATTAACATAATTCGAAAATATACttatttgaattaatttattttatgtaaggaaccattgaaataaattaacaaaagagACCtaattattccttaaaaaaaacagagacctaattattgaagaagaaaaaaagtgagaCTCAGTATTAGCTTAATCGGTTTGCCTGGGTGTAAGTGTTTTGGATAAAATCGATGAAGCAATGTCATCTCTCCCCCACAATCAACTAATACTGTCTTTCCTCACACATAGAGACATTTAAGGTTAggtttcaatattaaaactGTAACATAAAATACTTCTTAGTCCATTCATATTCATTCACTTTCTGCTTTATTTGTtggttaaatatataaataaaagtgacaGGTTTTGGcccttgtaaaatatttcaGCACATAATTTTAGtctttattaaattcaaatttgtttaattatctttcaacttttaaatttttaaatgtttttttacgaacatgttaagaacatcataataaactattttataaaatattttatattttttaacatatattgaattaaatatgaattttcctaaagcaaattttcaagattaaattaataaaaatttggacctaacaataaaattttgagctttactcaaaaaaaaaaaatatatatatatatatatatatttgatctacttttttgcggaggaactttctataatattctaaataattatgtaaaaaatctattaaaaatttaggtataattaaaaaaaaattaattttacaaggattaataGTATGTGTTAGtccttgttaaattaaaatttgtttaattatacttaaaattttatatttttaaatgattttttacatggatgttaagaacattataataatctcttttataaataattagaatattttaacgtgttatgaattaaatatgaattttttaaacgcTAAAATTTCAGGATAAAAATTTGgacataaaattgaaatttcgaGTTAACTTATTGCggatgaaatttttataatgttttaaacgagtaagtaaaaaatcattaaaaagtttaaaagtttaagcatagaaacaaattttaatttaacatggaCTAAAACTATGtgctaaaaaatttatagggatcaaaacctgtcaaatttttttatgatgactaaaaacaaaatttgttatataaaaGGAAGTTCCACATACAACTTTTATTGAGAAAAtggtcactttagtccctgactTTGCACCTCGCTGTCATAAAGGTCCTTgactcaggattaaatacaTAGAAGTCCTCGGCTCTGCACCTCCGTTATATTTTTGcaccgaatcttcgtattttcatcCCGAATaagctccaaatccctttcttttgctccaagtatcaatctttagaatatttgttcctgaaattaaataacttgcaattgaagtagaataattctaaaaaggaaataaacttaaataaaataaactcaaatataaataaaacggactcaaatattatattaaaaacactaattattgactcatcacgGGCCAACCTAACTTGACCCTTCCCCTCATACTCCTCCTTTGTATCAGGTTGAATCAGTTGATTACACCTATTCAAGAGCTCCTTGTAGCACCTCTTCAGTTTACCAAAACTGACATGAGCAACACATTGTCTTCCCACCTCCTTAACAGCAGCCTCCGCTATAAAAAGTAGGTCCTCATGTATCATCTGTATCCCCTCATCACGAGTTAACTCTCTATCATGAAGGAGCCTCCCAGTGATGGGATGCCTAGGAGACACACCATGTCATCTAGTGTGATGTTCATCTCCCTAATAGGTAGATGGAAGATGCTGGTCTCCTGATGTCATCTCTGTGACAGGGCACAAACGAACCCGTGAAAGATGTTCTCGTACCCACTATTTAGGAGGGGGTAAGACCGGAAGCATTCACTTCGTCCCAAAACCATTGGTTTTGTGCACCCAACTGAGGCAATATCAAGTTTTTAAGGCTCAACTTCTTCCCATGCTTATTCCGAAATtgtaatacaaaaataaaaaacaacaaacaacattgttaaaaaaataataagtaaaataaacattaaatatattctaacataaattttaattctaacataaaataagtaaaataatcattagaataagttaattaaacagtaaaagaagtaaaataaacaataaatatactTACATTGGCATCAACCCATATCCTGCATGCCACATGTTCACCGAAGTGAGGTAAAAGCGTGGGCACAAGAGGGGCCCCTCCACAACCGTATCTTCCGGCCTCGTACTCCACCCTTGGCACCCCCTAAGCATGACCCGACCCTCCTGCTGCTGAGGCTGCTCAATACCAGACCGCTCCTGATGATCCTAATATTAATGCTGCTGATACGCATCAAAATGATATTGTTGAGGCTCCTCATAATAAGGTTGATTCTACGCCTGCTGATACTCCTGATAATGTTGTTGAtattgtaacgccccaattttatttaattatttttagttgatttaaagtcctttatatgattttcaaatgatttatgttgattttgtggtgtggtgtattttattaaatggctatttttattatttaatagaataagtgagaattaggaaTTAGTTTGGAGTTTGGGGTTAAATTAGAATTAAGAGGAGTTAAGGAATATTGGGAggtaatatttattaaagaattagaaaatagaagtcagaagcagttttcacgtacaacagagaaaagggagaaaagtcaagaaaagggaagaggacCTAGAAGGGTtgcgatttcgattatctaaggtaagggtgaggctaacttgcaatgattttagtttatataattctgattctgttttAACAAAGGTtgtgaataaatttggagaattggaaattagggttatgttgaggattgatgattaaatgatagaattagggtgaattgacgtagaaatgatgaacagaccttagaTGTTTCATGTATTGATCTTTAGAATCAGTTTTGGGGTTAGAACCATGggattgggtgaatttttgagaaaaactgcaaTCTGCCCTTactgatattcatcgctcgcctcgcgagcaggagttaCTCGTCTCGCGAGTTGCacttcgcagctcgccatagcaagcaagtttactcgccgtagcgagtgtgaccagagagcttgcaagattttgtgattttgagctgtgagtttaaccttagatgtttatgagggcctgaacatgtacaataatgattaggaaatattttagaatgagattgaacttggAATAGTGTCAGAATGGATTTTTGAGTGTTTTACcttaactcgccatggcgagtagaggctctcgcctcgtgAGTTAGTACTAGAAAGACTGCCTTGTGTAGGATTCATGTGGCTTTGTCGCCGAGTGGTTGTGAGTTGAACTTTGGGATAACAATGAAAGTTGTATAGGATATTAATtgataatctgtgaagctgattatgatgaattgaggttatttttaatatgttataaATGTATACGCATTACTTGGATTATATGGAAATGTTAGACATTGTTGAATTgcataagatattgttatatcatgttGTTTGTATATTGtttgtgttgctgttgattgttgttgattgctGATTTGTGCTTAACTGCATTCCATTAGAATACACAAGGTGTAGGTTCGCGTTGTAAAAGTtgcaagttgtcgttctaagtaacggagtcataggttgttgatgttgaccaagttggggagtaagtcatagttattatgcacagttgttgtcgttgacgtagttgagttgtatgttgatatacacaaagtcgAGTTCATTACATAAAcataaagcggtgagggctcatgccctggaacgccttgtcgttcaaattggtgagggcttatgccctggaatgctctgtcattcaatctgttgagggctcatgccctggaatgttaatcattcaaccgttgagggcttatgccatggaatttatttattattaaattgtttggggtaacggggtgttacagatatTGTATTGGGTCCATCATGCTGGTGAGATCCTCGCAGCATCAACCTTACCAAATCTCGTGCCCTCTAGTCTGCCTCACCCTCGACCAGCCAATTCAACAACACATATATTTGGGCAGTGTCATTTCAATCCATAAACTACCACATTGTAGTCAAACATACtataatcaacattaacaaactatattttaactaatttcatcattagcaatccaaaaaac containing:
- the LOC11425348 gene encoding transcriptional corepressor LEUNIG_HOMOLOG encodes the protein MKPTLGQAQSNWEADKMLDVYIHDYFLKRRLHNTAKAFMAEGKVSTDPVAIDAPGGFLFEWWSVFWDIFISRTNEKHSEAAASYIETQQTKAREQLQMQQLQLMQQRNAQLQRRDPNHPGLGGSLNPMNSEGMLGQPPASALAMKMYEERMKHPHSMDSDVSPNLIDANRMALLKSATSHQGQLVHGNSGNMSAVLQQMQARSALNNDIKGEVNIGGSPKNFPMDSSVYRQSILQSKSGLGSAGLNQGVTSLPLKGWPLTGIDQLRPGLGVQVPKPNLSTQNQYLLASQQQQVLAQAQAQQNSLGNSNYGDMDPRRLSGLPRGSLNAKDGQSNRNDGSISSQMQSGSPKMKMAQSQQSLSQQQEQLQQHQLQQSNRKRKQASSSGPANSTGTGNTAGPSPNSPSSTHTPGDALNTASSMQHVNNVQKSMMMYGTEATGGLGSSSNLLDDIDRFGDVGALDDNVESFLSNDAGDGGNLYGTIKQSPAEEQKESSKTFTFAEFSCIRTRNIVTSCHFSSDGKLLASAGEDKKVTLWNMDSLRTEHTPEEHKLVITDVRFRPNSSQLATASCDKSVRLWDAANPTYCVQEYSGHSSAIMSLDFHPKKTDFFCFCDSENEIRYYNITSSSCTRVSKGGNAKVRFQPGSGQLLAAASDKVVSIFDVETDRQIYSLQGHPEPVNNICWDTTGDMLASISPNLVKIWNLTSGECVQELNSTGNQFYSGLFHPSYATLLVVGGISSLELWNMAENKSMTIPAHENVISALAECAATGMVASASRDNSVKLWK